aaaaataaagtaaaaagtcatattattacagtttaaaataactgttttccttTTTAGTATacgtcacatgattcttcagaaatcactgtAATATGCTGATAAGGTGCActaaaaaatgatgaaaacagttgtgctgcttaacattttcatggaaaccatgataaaaagtttttttccggattctttgatgaatccTTTActgaaaaaacagcatttatttgaaatataaaccttttataatattataaatgtctctaCTACCTCTTTTGATCAGTTTGATGCATCctagctgaataaaagtattaatttcttttaacaATTCTTACCTACCCtgaaattttgaatggtagtgtatttgagaaatatttgagtCGCTTGTGAGATTACTGGAGTCATATTCTCCAGAGAAAAATAACTTCAACTGAAATCTCAATTACTTCTAATCTCATTGAGATATTGAATAGatctaatttttttctttcctgtggGCAGCAACAGTTGTATTATAAGAACTGAAGTATCTGTGCAGCtgtactgattgttttttttttcatcaacaGATGGATCGCTCCAACTTTCCCTGTGGATGTTCAAAGGAATGCTGTGGGAATCCTGCAGGCCGAATTGAATTCAACTCCAGTCGTGTACGGAGCcactacatacacacacatatgaagCTGGAGCTGGAAAAGAGGCTGCACGATGACAACCGACTAATCTCCACTGAACAACAATCAGCAGCGAGGAACAGAGCCATTACATTTCCTGTAGAAAACTCATTCCTCCTGAGCTCAGAGCTCTGCAGGCGGGAAGACAACAGCTGGAGCAGTGACATGACTGACACTTCCTGCTCTTCTTCTGTGAGTCTGGACTCTGAGACGGATGGAAGGCCTTCCTCAGAGCGACCCGGACTGGACATGGACGGCAGAGGACTCACTCACATACTCAGCTTTTCTGATTCTGATGGAGAAGGTCCATACATTAAAGATTATAATCTGTCCACAGAAGCTTCTGGTGGCACATCCACAAAGGAAAGCAACACCGGTAAATCTAAATTGGAGTATCTTGATGAAAATGCTAATCAGGCCAGCATGAAATGTGTCGACGACCCATTTGATATCCCTAATACTCCTTCTGCATCTCCGGATCACACCATGAACTGTTACATGGACCTCAGTCTGTCCTCAGACTCTGACCTGGTCTTTTTTGACACTTTCCATGAGTACGGTCCAAGCCGCAATCATTTTAAAGTGTATAGTAATCTGGACTATATGTCACAGCTCCAGTTCCCCCGCTGTCCCAGTCCTGCTCTAATTGAGGACTCAGGAGTCAGTCTTCTGGAGTCTCTTGTAGGAATTTCTTAATGGTGATCAAAGCGGCTCAGTATTTTTTACTGATGTTTTAAAGACAAATGAGTGTTGTTCATTTGCAGTTGTACAGTATGAATACATCTCATTTACTATGAGGAAAAATGGTGAATAATTTTGGAATTTAAGGATATTCCTTAGAATTATATTTAAGGATATTAATATAGTCTGTAACTATTCACGATCACAGtgtaaatacagttaaaaaccaCTCAGTGTGAAGTATCATGATGAGTAAGATGTCAATTTCAACTTCGTTGCCAAAAGTCTTGGAGAGTTTGTAGGcaagattttatatttacacTTCATAAACTAAAGGCTTCATTACCTTTTAATAAGGTATCAAACTAATCCTATTGCAGTAAATAAAGTTTTactgttaaatgtttatttataaaagccCATTCATATTCATGTCTCAGTTCTGTTTTGCTTTAAATGATCATGTATGTGGatcaaagttttatttttgtgtagcacagtaaatgtatttgttacaGTGTTTCAAACGAATAAGCTGTTATAAATGTCAATATGccattttcatatttcatgttcGTCTTTTCAAGGGCCAGCATGCCTTTTCATTTAAaaggaaatgtttttattattattattatttaaggaATGActtgtaatatataaaaattcagGCTACATTCGATTCAGTGGTATGCCTGCTTTGTATTTACTAAAGTGAATTTTTTTggacatttcaaaatgtgtccaggttttttcttcttctgtggaataaCTCATCTCAATAAAATTTCATTTCACAAAACCAGTGATACTCATTTGCATGGAAGAAAGGGAGACTTGAAGAATTCCAGTATTGCTAACCTATTGGTTTTTTATGTAGATATTGTGCATTCTTCCAAAAATTGACAAATTTGAGGTTtgattaatacttttaaaagtaatgccgTTTAGGCTTTCTACTGTTGTTCTCAACCTAGCAGCGCCACAAGAGGGCCTCAGTAAACATCAGAAGTAGCCTCAAGATGtctaaaaataatagaaaaattgAAAGacaaaactattaataaaatataaggtttatatatatatatatgtatatatatatatatatatatatatatatatacacacacaaaggtGAATTAATTCTTGAACAGAGAGGTTGAAGTTAAAATTGAATTGGAGGCAACTGTGTGTGAGTATAAATAGCATAATTAGCTTTTGTTGTTAAGTTTTTGTTGCTTTGTCAAAACAAGTCATTAATAataacctaataataataatgaattatttgGGATGtgtgaataataaaatataaatataacgtatttaattatattatatattttgtgtaattatTATGCAATTTAGCCACACACAACTTATTTTTGCTAAATTCAGAATGTTTTAGCTGACAAAACTTGCCGAGATAGAAAAAGATCCTTTGATCGTTGGCATCGTGTTCGATTGCTCTCCCCTGCCTGGATGGACAACATGGCCACGATGTGTTGAGTAATCTCTGTCTGGGTCGTTAATTTCGGAACGCTAAACAAAACATTGAAAAACATCCAAACCCTTAAGAGCAATGGGTTTAACACAGAGCAATGGTGGACCTGAGGGGGGAACAGAAGGATATCACGTCCATGGAGTAAATAACTTTAATTTTggttactttatttttgacatcGAGCAGCTTTGCATGCTACGTTAGCTATGTTTTCATGAAGTTCTCATATCCGCATTGCTTTAGGCTTTGACAGATATGCACTGAGAGAaaactgagtgtgtgtgttcgttCATATTTTCTAAATGGTATTAACATCCGTGGAAGCCTTTtcagtatttaaaaattatGCTTGGAAAGTGGCAACTGTCAGGAAATTGTTTTCGCAGGTTCTGTTGTGCTGCAAAACTGACAGCTCCGAAAACACCTTCTTATTTGTCATTTCTTACATTATGGTCATACATACGCTTCAATGTGTAAAAGTGTTTGCATAGTTTTGTAACAATGTCGTGGTCGGTAATCCAACAGCTCCTGGATTTAGGAGTAAGTAATATAAGCGTCACTGAATAAACTCATATTCTCTCAGATATTCATTACGTGAGATTATGTACCATTGTTACCACGATGTTATTAAACTTCCCTGAAGACACAGCGGTGTGTACAACATAAATGAATAGTAATTTACATGCATTTGAAACAAGGCCCCATCTGAAATTCCAGATC
This portion of the Onychostoma macrolepis isolate SWU-2019 chromosome 02, ASM1243209v1, whole genome shotgun sequence genome encodes:
- the csrnp1a gene encoding cysteine/serine-rich nuclear protein 1 → MVVSSTHDTRIHNHWITMATSQRGGLKRKYGFTDEDAIYSSSSPSSHSEWDSDEDSPQSDSMDFVPVGSFSSSHHMPISSILKKTKDTQSKGSVRFGLVTVFLFQRCQGFSSVPSHGGCTLGMVRRHAARQQFTLAEHAEEQQRLRMERLREQHQEERLEALRQKLIISGTLTASEAARLTVNDVPDEDTDLSSAKLKDMGSPRPCSSKRRRALLRAAGVVRIDREEKRQLQELRRWREVCGCHCQGFCEPETCACSQAGIKCQMDRSNFPCGCSKECCGNPAGRIEFNSSRVRSHYIHTHMKLELEKRLHDDNRLISTEQQSAARNRAITFPVENSFLLSSELCRREDNSWSSDMTDTSCSSSVSLDSETDGRPSSERPGLDMDGRGLTHILSFSDSDGEGPYIKDYNLSTEASGGTSTKESNTGKSKLEYLDENANQASMKCVDDPFDIPNTPSASPDHTMNCYMDLSLSSDSDLVFFDTFHEYGPSRNHFKVYSNLDYMSQLQFPRCPSPALIEDSGVSLLESLVGIS